The Halogranum gelatinilyticum genome contains a region encoding:
- a CDS encoding DUF7093 family protein gives MGLRCLLGHDFGEPETEREREENGEEMVVTFRTVKTCARCGETQVVSENKEVTSIPEAIAGEDATDDTTEETAADEVGGAATADPVEGSVAADTPDGSVTTDAVTAADDGGEVIDAESDGAVDDAVTADAADDEPTHPRVDDEPEAAEEFEPPQSAEEDDGVILDDDTEEEPAERQPGEWPDSSDVGRGDEERMPTLEEVEGGAEAEDETDTEATEQESEHTPWPDQQGEDEGFAAEVGGSDEDEEDVDVDFGNKLAPELDDTEAVEEGYDAEFIGNAADAADTEPSNGSGSGSPGGITSAETLTREEASEVPTEYYCPECGMTRLADKSSMRAGDICPECHHGYITERER, from the coding sequence ATGGGACTCAGGTGCTTACTCGGACACGATTTCGGTGAACCCGAGACCGAGCGTGAGCGGGAGGAGAACGGCGAGGAGATGGTCGTCACGTTCCGGACGGTCAAGACGTGTGCACGCTGCGGCGAGACACAGGTCGTCAGCGAGAACAAGGAGGTGACCTCCATTCCGGAGGCCATCGCGGGCGAGGACGCGACCGACGACACGACAGAGGAGACCGCAGCCGACGAGGTCGGCGGAGCGGCCACGGCCGACCCAGTAGAGGGGTCGGTCGCAGCCGACACGCCCGACGGCTCCGTCACGACCGACGCCGTCACCGCAGCCGACGACGGTGGCGAAGTGATCGACGCCGAGAGCGACGGTGCGGTGGACGACGCTGTCACCGCCGACGCGGCGGACGACGAGCCGACGCATCCGCGCGTCGACGACGAGCCGGAGGCAGCCGAGGAGTTCGAGCCGCCGCAGAGCGCGGAGGAGGACGACGGCGTCATCCTCGACGACGACACCGAGGAGGAGCCAGCGGAGCGACAGCCCGGCGAGTGGCCCGACTCGAGCGACGTCGGCCGCGGCGACGAGGAGCGGATGCCGACGCTCGAAGAGGTCGAAGGCGGCGCGGAAGCCGAAGACGAGACCGACACTGAAGCGACCGAGCAGGAATCCGAACACACGCCGTGGCCGGACCAGCAGGGCGAGGACGAGGGCTTCGCCGCCGAGGTCGGCGGGAGCGACGAGGACGAGGAGGACGTCGACGTCGACTTCGGCAACAAGCTCGCCCCTGAACTCGACGACACCGAGGCCGTCGAAGAGGGCTACGACGCAGAGTTCATCGGCAACGCCGCCGACGCCGCCGACACGGAGCCGTCGAACGGCTCGGGGTCGGGGTCCCCGGGTGGCATCACCAGCGCGGAGACGCTGACGCGCGAGGAGGCCAGCGAGGTCCCGACCGAATACTACTGTCCCGAGTGTGGGATGACGCGTCTGGCCGACAAGTCGTCGATGCGGGCGGGCGACATCTGCCCCGAGTGCCACCACGGCT
- a CDS encoding DUF6432 family protein, whose amino-acid sequence MRAKREYRDRDDVEVAVLDALVDRADEGMTVFELRAAVDADIDTIEQALGDLKTDSLISVEGASQRVRIYPDDRVVPDPEDLVDDDGSFLDAVRQRLGL is encoded by the coding sequence ATGAGAGCCAAGCGGGAGTATCGAGACCGCGACGACGTCGAGGTCGCGGTCCTCGATGCACTCGTCGACCGAGCGGACGAGGGCATGACCGTCTTCGAGCTCCGCGCGGCCGTCGACGCCGACATCGACACCATCGAGCAGGCGCTCGGTGACCTCAAGACAGACAGTCTCATCAGCGTCGAAGGGGCGAGCCAGCGCGTCCGCATCTATCCCGACGACCGGGTCGTCCCCGACCCCGAGGACCTCGTCGACGACGACGGGAGCTTCCTCGACGCCGTCCGCCAGCGGCTCGGTCTCTGA
- the ygfZ gene encoding CAF17-like 4Fe-4S cluster assembly/insertion protein YgfZ, with amino-acid sequence MTAIGDFHADHGATFEERGGREIVRDYGRPAVAHKAVRNGVGTIEMGYGVVLVEGDDRVEFVDNAVTNRVPDEDGRGCYALLLDPQGRTETDLYVYNAGERLLLFTPPAQAEPLVDDWREKVFIQDVEIRDATEDFAVFGVHGPQSTEKVASVLNHAGAPEPHLSFVRGSIADVGVTVVASDALVGEEGYEIICAADEAADLFDALLTYGNASAPFGYATWESLTLEAGTPLFETELSGRLPNVLGLRNALDFEKGCYVGQEVVSKVENRGQPSQRLVGLTAEELPAAGAAVFSGDEHVGDVTRAVESPSLGEPAAFALVDFGLDAAADLTVRVDGDERAADRVELPFVEGSDRSDRLPAYR; translated from the coding sequence ATGACTGCGATCGGCGACTTCCACGCGGACCACGGCGCGACGTTCGAGGAACGCGGCGGACGAGAGATCGTCCGCGACTACGGCCGCCCGGCAGTCGCGCACAAGGCTGTCCGCAACGGCGTCGGTACCATCGAGATGGGCTATGGCGTCGTCCTCGTCGAGGGCGACGACCGCGTCGAGTTCGTCGACAACGCGGTGACCAACCGCGTCCCCGACGAGGACGGCCGGGGCTGCTACGCGCTCCTCCTCGACCCGCAGGGCCGCACCGAGACGGATCTGTACGTCTACAACGCCGGTGAGCGACTCCTCCTCTTTACGCCCCCGGCACAGGCCGAACCGCTCGTCGACGACTGGCGCGAGAAGGTGTTCATCCAGGACGTCGAGATCCGCGACGCCACCGAGGACTTCGCGGTCTTCGGCGTCCACGGTCCCCAGTCGACCGAGAAGGTCGCGAGCGTCCTCAACCACGCGGGGGCACCCGAGCCGCATCTCTCCTTCGTCCGCGGCTCCATCGCCGACGTCGGCGTCACCGTCGTCGCGAGCGACGCGCTCGTCGGCGAGGAGGGCTACGAGATCATCTGCGCAGCTGACGAGGCCGCAGACCTCTTCGACGCGCTCTTGACCTACGGCAACGCCTCGGCTCCCTTCGGCTACGCGACCTGGGAGTCGCTGACGCTCGAAGCCGGGACGCCGCTGTTCGAGACGGAGCTGTCGGGGCGGCTGCCGAACGTCCTCGGACTCCGGAACGCCCTCGACTTCGAGAAGGGCTGTTACGTCGGCCAGGAGGTCGTCTCCAAGGTCGAGAACCGCGGCCAGCCGAGCCAACGACTCGTCGGTCTCACGGCCGAGGAACTGCCCGCGGCCGGAGCGGCCGTCTTCTCCGGCGACGAACACGTCGGCGACGTGACGCGGGCGGTCGAGAGTCCGTCACTCGGCGAGCCAGCCGCGTTCGCGCTCGTCGACTTCGGTCTCGACGCCGCAGCCGACCTGACGGTCCGGGTCGACGGCGACGAGCGTGCCGCCGACCGCGTCGAGCTGCCGTTCGTCGAGGGGAGCGACCGCTCGGACCGGCTACCAGCCTACCGCTGA
- a CDS encoding geranylgeranyl reductase family protein, with protein sequence MYDFVVVGVGPAGARFARRAAEAGYDVLALEKGEVGTPLACSGHVSTDIWDFVPDDAKNRLLQNRVYGANFHVGGPESDAHRFYRSEEISNVIDRVELDRTLADAARDAGSDVREGHTVTGVEEQSHSVTVTASVGGETQEFEAKMVAGSDGPISRVRREVGLPEPAEKLHGVLAFTDESDFGDYVDVHLTAPRFFAWRIPRGDAGVEYGLAAPPGKEVNELFDELTAAYDVETDHFCSGAIPIGPPASVTTRRVFLLGDAAAQTKPFTGGGILYGMTAADRAVDAVDPDRPRTLADYERAWRSELSREIRLGHLIRRAYSLPEPVQRAGLRALSGEIGVHMDRPSSFFSREQLRALLSRS encoded by the coding sequence ATGTACGACTTCGTCGTGGTCGGCGTTGGTCCCGCTGGCGCACGCTTCGCCCGCCGCGCCGCCGAGGCCGGATACGACGTCCTCGCCTTGGAGAAGGGCGAGGTTGGGACGCCACTGGCCTGCTCCGGCCACGTCAGCACCGACATCTGGGACTTCGTCCCCGACGATGCGAAGAACCGCCTCCTCCAGAACCGCGTCTACGGGGCGAACTTCCACGTCGGCGGGCCCGAGAGCGACGCCCACCGCTTCTACAGGTCCGAGGAGATCTCGAACGTCATCGACCGCGTCGAGTTGGACCGAACCCTCGCCGACGCGGCCCGCGACGCGGGTTCCGACGTCCGCGAAGGCCACACCGTCACCGGTGTCGAAGAGCAGTCACACAGCGTCACCGTGACGGCGAGCGTCGGCGGCGAGACACAAGAATTCGAAGCGAAGATGGTCGCCGGGAGCGACGGCCCCATCTCGCGGGTCCGCCGTGAGGTCGGGCTGCCGGAACCGGCCGAGAAGCTCCACGGCGTCCTCGCGTTCACCGACGAGTCGGACTTCGGCGACTACGTCGACGTCCACCTCACGGCTCCGCGCTTCTTCGCGTGGCGTATCCCCCGTGGCGACGCGGGTGTCGAGTACGGTCTCGCCGCGCCGCCGGGCAAGGAGGTCAACGAACTGTTCGACGAACTGACCGCAGCGTACGACGTCGAGACCGACCACTTCTGTTCGGGTGCCATCCCCATCGGCCCGCCCGCGTCGGTGACGACCCGGCGGGTCTTCCTCCTCGGCGACGCCGCCGCACAGACCAAGCCCTTCACCGGCGGCGGCATCCTGTACGGGATGACCGCTGCCGACCGCGCCGTCGACGCCGTCGACCCCGACCGCCCGCGGACGCTCGCCGACTACGAGCGGGCGTGGCGCTCGGAACTCTCGCGGGAGATCCGTCTCGGCCACCTGATCCGGCGGGCGTACTCGCTGCCCGAACCCGTCCAGCGCGCCGGGCTGCGTGCCCTCTCGGGAGAGATCGGCGTCCACATGGACCGGCCGTCGTCGTTCTTCTCGCGCGAGCAGCTCCGGGCGTTGCTGTCCCGTTCCTGA
- a CDS encoding WD40/YVTN/BNR-like repeat-containing protein, with the protein MVTLYVAMRDTLLVASGGPEDWQTTTRLAEHELECLAVHPDRPERLLCGTFGSGILRSVDGGETWDGVGERVVDSDAVTALAVNPDDPDELWAGTEPSAVYRSTDGGETWTEKSGLTDLSSSKNWAFPPRPETHHVRWLEVDPADPAHLYVAIEAGALVQTHDRGETWEDRVDAARIDTHSMATHPDAPGRAWTAAGDGYAETTDGGETWDYPQEGLRHRYCWSVALVNPETVLVSSASGAYSAHTASRADTYVYRKREGEGWERLDGRGLPMGEGVTRAVLVAGDGGECYAANNRGLFHSADSGDSWRRLAVDWPESFETSTVRALAAVE; encoded by the coding sequence ATGGTAACACTCTACGTGGCAATGCGTGATACCCTCCTCGTCGCCAGCGGCGGTCCCGAGGACTGGCAGACAACGACACGCCTCGCCGAACACGAACTGGAGTGTCTCGCTGTCCATCCCGACCGCCCCGAACGACTGCTCTGTGGGACGTTCGGCTCGGGGATTCTCCGCAGTGTCGACGGCGGCGAGACGTGGGACGGTGTCGGCGAGCGTGTCGTCGACAGCGATGCGGTCACTGCCCTCGCCGTGAACCCTGACGACCCTGACGAACTGTGGGCCGGCACGGAACCGAGCGCGGTCTACCGCTCCACGGACGGCGGGGAAACGTGGACCGAAAAATCGGGGCTGACCGACCTCTCCTCCTCGAAGAACTGGGCGTTCCCGCCACGGCCGGAGACGCACCACGTCCGCTGGCTGGAGGTCGACCCCGCCGACCCGGCACATCTCTACGTCGCCATCGAGGCCGGCGCGCTCGTCCAGACCCACGACCGGGGCGAGACGTGGGAGGACCGCGTCGACGCCGCGCGCATCGACACACACAGCATGGCGACGCATCCCGATGCTCCGGGGCGGGCGTGGACGGCCGCTGGCGACGGCTACGCGGAGACGACGGACGGCGGCGAGACGTGGGACTATCCACAAGAGGGGTTGCGCCACCGCTACTGCTGGAGCGTCGCCCTCGTCAACCCCGAAACCGTGCTCGTCTCGTCGGCGTCGGGTGCCTACTCGGCACACACCGCCTCGCGAGCGGACACCTACGTCTACCGGAAGCGCGAGGGGGAAGGCTGGGAACGGCTCGACGGCCGTGGGCTGCCGATGGGTGAAGGCGTGACTCGCGCGGTGCTCGTCGCCGGCGACGGTGGTGAGTGCTACGCCGCCAACAACCGAGGGCTGTTCCACTCGGCCGATTCGGGCGACTCGTGGCGACGGCTCGCCGTCGACTGGCCGGAGTCGTTCGAGACGTCGACGGTCAGAGCGTTGGCTGCCGTCGAGTGA
- the uvrA gene encoding excinuclease ABC subunit UvrA — protein sequence MSKDFIEVRGAEEHNLKDLDVSIPREQFTVVTGLSGSGKSSLAFETIYAEGQRRYIESLSAYARNFLGQMDKPQVESVEGLSPAISIDQKNAANNPRSTVGTVTELHDYLRLLYARVGTPHCPECGREVGEQSAQQMVRRVFKLPEGTKAKLAAPVVRDQKGAFEDLFDDLVSDGYSRVEVDGEQYDLTLDRPELDENYDHTIDVIVDRISVDEEARSRITDSVETALDRAGGILKVIVPDASEEAADALGGSTARATGDLAGADGEDRLVVEFSEELACTHCGIDFSEIETRSFSFNSPHGACPECEGIGEAKEVDEDLVVTDPSQPLKHVFEPWSYKRSYYRTRIDSVAEHFGVSVDTAWEDIDDDVQRQFLYGTDRQVVFQRQTKNGTRRKEKRFEGVIPNLERRYVETESKGTREHIEDYMAVTTCPACDGTRLKPQSRSVLVDGTAITEVNRLSIGDALEHFESMEADLTERERTITEEILKEIRARLGFMTEVGLEYLTLDREASTLSGGESQRIRLATQVGSGLVGVLYVLDEPSIGLHQRDNDRLLNTLEGLRDLGNTLIVVEHDEETMRRADNVIDMGPGPGKRGGEIVAQGDFDDICAAENSITGDYLSGRRKIPVPEERRESDSELVIEGARQHNLKDLDVPIPIGQFTAITGVSGSGKSTLMHDILYKGLARKMNNNTSVDPGEHDAIEGLEGIETVRLIDQSPIGRTPRSNPATYTGVFDHIREMFAETKLAKQRGYEKGRFSFNVKGGRCEECGGQGTVKIEMNFLSDVYVPCEECGGARYNDETLDVTYKGATIADVLDMEVDEAYEFFEANSQIRRRLKLLKDVGLGYMSLGQPSTTLSGGEAQRIKLSEELGKRQTGETLYLLDEPTTGLHKEDERKLIDVLQRLTDNGNTIVVVEHELDLVKNADNVVDLGPEGGENGGEVVAMGTPEEVARTDESHTGRYLRDMLPDIDKEGPRSDRRKPAKPISDDD from the coding sequence ATGAGCAAGGACTTTATCGAGGTTCGAGGTGCGGAGGAACACAACCTCAAGGACCTCGACGTCTCCATCCCGCGCGAGCAGTTCACGGTCGTGACCGGCCTGTCGGGGTCGGGTAAGTCGTCGCTCGCGTTCGAGACCATCTACGCCGAGGGACAGCGCCGCTACATCGAGTCACTGAGTGCCTACGCCCGCAACTTCCTCGGCCAGATGGACAAGCCACAGGTCGAGTCGGTGGAGGGACTGTCGCCCGCCATCTCCATCGACCAGAAGAACGCCGCCAACAACCCCCGCTCGACGGTCGGGACGGTCACGGAACTCCACGACTATCTCCGACTGCTCTACGCCCGCGTCGGCACGCCGCACTGTCCGGAGTGCGGTCGCGAGGTCGGCGAGCAGAGTGCCCAGCAGATGGTGCGGCGCGTCTTCAAGCTCCCCGAGGGGACGAAGGCGAAGCTCGCCGCACCCGTCGTCCGCGACCAGAAGGGTGCGTTCGAGGACCTCTTCGACGACCTCGTCTCCGACGGCTACTCGCGCGTCGAGGTCGACGGCGAGCAGTACGACCTCACTCTCGATCGGCCCGAACTCGACGAGAACTACGACCACACTATCGACGTCATCGTCGACCGCATCAGCGTCGACGAGGAGGCCCGCTCGCGCATCACTGACAGCGTGGAGACAGCACTCGACCGCGCCGGCGGGATTCTGAAGGTCATCGTCCCCGACGCGAGCGAAGAGGCCGCCGATGCACTCGGTGGCTCGACCGCCCGCGCGACGGGTGACCTCGCGGGCGCAGACGGCGAGGACAGACTCGTCGTCGAGTTCTCCGAGGAACTCGCCTGCACCCACTGTGGTATCGACTTCTCCGAGATCGAGACGCGCTCGTTCTCGTTCAACTCGCCGCACGGTGCCTGTCCCGAGTGTGAGGGCATCGGCGAGGCGAAGGAGGTCGACGAGGACCTCGTCGTCACGGACCCCTCCCAGCCGCTGAAGCACGTCTTCGAACCGTGGAGCTACAAGCGGTCGTACTACCGGACCCGCATCGACTCCGTCGCCGAGCACTTCGGTGTCAGCGTCGACACCGCGTGGGAAGACATCGACGACGACGTCCAGCGACAGTTCCTCTACGGCACGGACCGACAGGTCGTCTTCCAGCGACAGACGAAGAACGGCACCCGCCGCAAGGAGAAGCGCTTCGAGGGCGTCATCCCGAACCTCGAACGCCGCTACGTCGAGACGGAGTCGAAGGGCACCCGCGAGCACATCGAGGACTACATGGCCGTAACGACCTGTCCGGCCTGTGACGGCACGCGCCTCAAGCCGCAGTCGCGGTCGGTGCTCGTCGACGGCACGGCCATCACCGAGGTCAACCGCCTCAGCATCGGTGACGCGCTCGAACACTTCGAGTCGATGGAAGCGGACCTCACTGAACGTGAGCGGACCATCACCGAGGAGATTCTGAAGGAGATTCGCGCCCGCCTCGGCTTCATGACCGAGGTCGGTCTCGAATACCTGACGCTCGACCGCGAGGCCTCGACGCTCTCGGGCGGCGAGAGCCAGCGAATCCGGCTCGCCACGCAGGTCGGCTCGGGGCTCGTCGGCGTCCTCTACGTCCTCGACGAACCGTCGATTGGCCTCCACCAGCGGGACAACGACCGCCTGCTCAACACGCTGGAAGGGCTGCGCGACCTCGGCAACACGCTCATCGTCGTCGAACACGACGAGGAGACGATGCGTCGGGCGGACAACGTCATCGACATGGGACCGGGGCCGGGCAAGCGCGGCGGCGAGATCGTCGCGCAGGGTGACTTCGACGATATCTGTGCCGCGGAGAACTCCATCACCGGCGACTATCTCTCGGGTCGCAGGAAAATTCCCGTCCCCGAGGAGCGCCGCGAGTCGGACAGTGAACTCGTCATCGAGGGCGCACGCCAGCACAATCTGAAGGACCTCGACGTGCCCATCCCCATCGGCCAGTTCACGGCCATCACCGGCGTCTCCGGCTCGGGGAAGTCGACGCTGATGCACGACATCCTCTACAAGGGCCTCGCCCGGAAGATGAACAACAACACGAGCGTCGACCCCGGCGAGCACGACGCCATCGAGGGGCTGGAGGGAATCGAGACGGTCCGGCTCATCGACCAGTCGCCCATCGGCCGGACGCCCCGGTCGAACCCGGCGACCTACACCGGCGTCTTCGACCACATCCGCGAGATGTTCGCCGAGACGAAGCTCGCCAAACAACGCGGCTACGAGAAGGGCCGCTTCTCGTTCAACGTCAAGGGCGGCCGCTGTGAGGAGTGTGGCGGGCAAGGGACTGTGAAGATCGAGATGAACTTCCTCTCGGACGTCTACGTCCCGTGTGAGGAGTGTGGCGGCGCGCGCTACAACGACGAGACGCTCGACGTCACCTACAAGGGCGCGACCATCGCCGACGTGCTGGATATGGAAGTCGACGAGGCCTACGAGTTCTTCGAGGCCAACTCCCAGATCCGCCGTCGCCTCAAACTGCTGAAGGACGTCGGTCTCGGCTATATGTCGCTCGGCCAGCCGTCGACCACCCTATCGGGTGGTGAGGCTCAGCGCATCAAGCTCTCCGAGGAACTCGGAAAGCGACAGACCGGCGAGACGCTCTATCTCCTCGACGAGCCGACGACCGGCCTCCACAAGGAGGACGAGCGCAAGCTCATCGACGTCCTCCAGCGGCTGACGGACAACGGCAACACCATCGTCGTCGTCGAGCACGAACTCGACCTCGTGAAGAACGCGGACAACGTCGTCGACCTCGGTCCCGAGGGCGGCGAGAACGGCGGCGAAGTCGTCGCGATGGGCACACCCGAGGAGGTCGCCCGCACCGACGAGAGCCACACCGGCCGCTATCTGCGCGATATGCTCCCCGACATCGACAAGGAGGGGCCGCGCTCGGACCGTCGGAAACCCGCCAAGCCGATCAGCGACGACGACTGA
- a CDS encoding cell division protein SepF, with amino-acid sequence MGIMNRLIGGGATHSTEDYVELDLDDFDTARGEAGMTVHIAEISGQQDVVAIKDAVYDGDFVIADITRLRTQDRTVEHIIDELQQVAREVDGDIVQKGDDQLIVTPTGVNISRQKLS; translated from the coding sequence ATGGGAATTATGAACAGGCTCATCGGTGGGGGCGCGACACACTCTACCGAGGACTACGTCGAACTGGACCTCGACGACTTCGACACCGCTCGGGGTGAGGCGGGGATGACGGTTCATATCGCCGAGATCAGCGGACAGCAGGACGTCGTCGCCATCAAGGACGCCGTCTACGACGGTGACTTCGTCATCGCGGACATCACGCGGCTGCGGACGCAGGACCGCACGGTCGAACACATCATCGACGAACTCCAGCAGGTCGCCCGCGAGGTCGACGGCGACATCGTCCAGAAGGGCGACGACCAGCTCATCGTGACGCCGACCGGCGTCAACATCTCGCGACAGAAGCTCAGCTGA
- a CDS encoding S8 family serine peptidase, whose translation MTHHQLSRRSLLSGLSLGTVGLLASGSAAARRTGRFIVGTRSAAAERAAKSRANAVHRELDFAEHGRAVVVELPEQAVEAISQRADVDYVERDGVAQAVDTVPWGVDRIDADAAQAAGNSGAGAHVVILDTGIDADHPDLVGNFGEGYNFVANSADWNDDNGHGTHCAGTASAPDNGEGVVGVSTDAALHAAKVLDSGGWGYYSDMAAALEWVANKAQSEWGSAVASMSLGGSSSSSTLANACQYAYDRDVLVVAAAGNDGASEALYPAQYDSVVAVSATNSADDLAYFSNTGPSIELAAPGVSITSTTYDGGYGAKSGTSMAAPHVSGAAAQLLAAGYSNTDARQRLRDTAEDIGLSSEAQGYGLVDVEAALADSGGSDPDPSVAVSTGSATDVTETTAVLNGTLSDLGGASSADVQFEYGPIGGSLTNTTAIQTLSSVGSFSASVSGLDAGTSYEFRAVADASDGDSDTGSLASFSTTSADTTVVVATDGATNVGTSSATFNGTLSDLGGAASADVQFEYGPAGGDLSNTTAVQTLDATGSVSESVSGLDSGTDYEFRAVATASDGDTDAGTTDAFTTQTADTSVVVATDGESSVGTSSATLNGTLSDLGGAASADVQFEYGPLGGSLSNTTAVQTLSSTGSFSASVSGLDSGSDYEFRAVATASDGDTDAGSRDAFTTDADSGGDTAPSVDRFSVSDKSNPKWARKRVSWSVSDADGDLAQVEVALVDGSGRAVASETTSVSGSSASGRSDVRTKGSGSYSVTLTVTDAAGNSTSQTQ comes from the coding sequence ATGACACACCACCAGCTTTCGAGGAGATCTCTCCTCTCCGGGCTTTCACTGGGCACCGTCGGGCTGCTCGCGTCGGGGTCGGCCGCCGCGCGCAGGACCGGCCGGTTCATCGTCGGCACGCGGTCGGCCGCCGCCGAGCGAGCCGCCAAATCACGGGCAAACGCCGTCCACCGCGAACTGGACTTCGCCGAACACGGCCGGGCAGTCGTCGTCGAGTTGCCCGAGCAGGCCGTCGAGGCCATCTCGCAGCGCGCTGACGTCGACTACGTCGAGCGCGACGGCGTCGCACAGGCCGTCGACACGGTCCCGTGGGGCGTCGACCGCATCGACGCCGACGCCGCACAGGCAGCGGGCAACTCGGGCGCGGGCGCACACGTCGTTATCCTCGACACGGGCATCGACGCGGACCATCCGGACCTCGTCGGCAACTTCGGCGAGGGCTACAACTTCGTCGCCAACTCGGCCGACTGGAACGACGACAACGGCCACGGGACACACTGCGCTGGCACGGCCAGCGCGCCGGACAACGGCGAGGGCGTCGTCGGCGTCAGCACCGACGCGGCGCTCCACGCCGCGAAGGTCCTCGACTCGGGCGGCTGGGGCTACTACTCCGACATGGCTGCCGCGCTGGAGTGGGTCGCCAACAAGGCTCAGAGCGAGTGGGGCAGTGCCGTCGCCAGCATGAGTCTCGGCGGCAGTTCCTCCTCGTCGACGCTCGCCAACGCCTGTCAGTACGCTTACGACCGGGACGTCCTCGTCGTCGCCGCCGCGGGCAACGACGGCGCGAGCGAGGCGCTCTATCCGGCCCAGTACGACTCGGTCGTCGCCGTCAGTGCGACGAACTCCGCGGACGATCTCGCGTACTTTTCGAACACCGGGCCGTCTATCGAACTCGCGGCACCGGGGGTCTCCATCACCTCGACCACCTACGACGGCGGCTACGGCGCGAAGTCGGGCACGTCGATGGCAGCACCACACGTCTCCGGCGCGGCCGCCCAACTGCTCGCTGCGGGCTACTCCAACACCGACGCCCGCCAGCGACTCCGCGACACCGCCGAAGATATCGGTCTCTCCAGCGAGGCGCAGGGCTACGGGCTCGTCGACGTCGAGGCCGCGCTCGCAGATTCGGGTGGCAGCGACCCCGACCCGTCCGTCGCCGTCTCGACCGGCAGCGCGACGGACGTGACCGAGACGACCGCAGTTCTCAACGGGACGCTCTCGGACCTCGGTGGGGCGTCTTCGGCCGACGTCCAGTTCGAGTACGGGCCGATCGGCGGAAGTCTCACGAACACGACGGCCATCCAGACCCTGTCCTCGGTCGGGTCGTTCAGTGCCTCCGTCTCCGGTCTCGACGCCGGCACGAGCTACGAGTTCCGGGCGGTCGCCGACGCCAGCGACGGCGACAGCGACACGGGGAGTCTCGCCTCGTTCAGCACGACGAGTGCCGACACGACTGTCGTCGTCGCCACCGACGGCGCGACGAACGTCGGCACGTCGTCGGCGACGTTCAACGGAACGCTCTCGGACCTCGGTGGCGCGGCCTCCGCGGACGTGCAGTTCGAGTACGGACCCGCGGGCGGCGACCTGTCGAACACGACGGCTGTCCAGACGCTCGACGCGACCGGCTCCGTCAGCGAGTCCGTCTCGGGTCTCGACTCGGGCACGGACTACGAGTTCCGCGCCGTCGCAACCGCGAGTGACGGCGACACCGACGCAGGCACCACAGACGCCTTCACCACGCAGACGGCGGACACCTCCGTCGTCGTCGCGACGGATGGAGAATCGTCGGTCGGCACGTCGTCGGCGACGCTGAACGGGACGCTCTCGGACCTCGGTGGCGCGGCCTCCGCCGATGTCCAGTTCGAGTACGGCCCGCTCGGTGGCAGTCTCTCGAACACGACGGCCGTCCAGACCCTGTCGTCGACCGGCTCGTTCAGTGCCTCCGTTTCGGGTCTCGACTCGGGCAGTGACTACGAGTTCCGGGCGGTCGCCACCGCGAGTGACGGCGACACCGACGCGGGGTCCCGAGACGCCTTCACCACCGACGCCGACAGCGGCGGCGACACCGCACCGAGCGTCGACCGGTTTAGCGTCTCCGACAAGAGCAACCCGAAGTGGGCGCGCAAGCGCGTCTCGTGGTCCGTCTCCGACGCCGACGGCGACCTCGCGCAGGTCGAAGTCGCACTGGTCGACGGCAGCGGTCGCGCCGTCGCCAGCGAGACGACGAGCGTGAGCGGGTCGTCGGCCTCGGGCCGCAGCGACGTCCGCACGAAGGGCTCGGGCAGTTACAGCGTCACGCTCACCGTGACCGACGCCGCGGGCAACAGCACGTCGCAGACGCAGTAA